One segment of Brassica napus cultivar Da-Ae chromosome C3, Da-Ae, whole genome shotgun sequence DNA contains the following:
- the LOC106423569 gene encoding light-mediated development protein DET1 — MFSSGNVTCRVFERQIRSSPPGASVNRARKFYENLVPSHTLYDVECPDHCFRKFTEDGLFLISFSRNHQELVVYRPSWLTYTSDSDDTLPPLPRRSSRFDSFFTQLYSVNLASANELICKDFFLYFPSRRFGLFATSTAQIHDSAPSPGAVPGVPSIDKITFVLLRLDDGVVLDERVFLHDFVNLAYNMGVFMYDDLLAILSLRYQKIHLLQIRDSGHLVDARAIGYFCREDDELFLNSNSQAMMMTTTQDKNKQQDREDDGENGLRHTQPNAENSFLSGIKQRLLSFIFREIWNEEPDNTMRVQSLKKKFYFHFQDYVDLIIWKVQFLDRHHLLIKFGSVDGGVGRNADHLPAFFAVYNMETTDIVAFYQNSAEDLYQLFEQFSDHFTVSSSSPFMNFVTSHSNSVHALEQLKYLKNKSNSFSQFVKKMLVSLPFSCQSQSPSPYFDQSLFRFDEKLISAADRHRQSSDNPIKFISRRKPETLKFKIKPGPECGSADGRSKKICSFLFHPHLPLAISIQQTLFMPPSVVNIHFRR; from the exons ATGTTCTCAAGCGGTAACGTCACGTGTAGGGTTTTCGAACGTCAGATTCGCTCATCTCCTCCCGGCGCTTCC GTGAATCGAGCTAGAAAATTCTACGAGAACCTAGTCCCAAGCCACACTCTCTACGATGTCGAGTGCCCCGATCACTGCTTCCGCAAATTCACCGAAGACGGACTCTTCCTCATCAGCTTCAGCCGCAACCACCAAGAGCTCGTCGTCTACCGCCCCTCGTGGCTCACCTACACCTCCGACTCCGACGACACGCTCCCTCCCCTCCCCCGCCGCTCCTCCCGCTTCGACAGCTTCTTCACCCAGCTCTACTCCGTCAACCTCGCCTCCGCTAACGAGCTCATCTGCAAAGACTTCTTCCTCTACTTCCCCTCCCGACGATTCGGCCTCTTCGCCACCTCCACCGCTCAGATCCACGACTCCGCTCCTTCCCCCGGCGCCGTTCCCGGCGTTCCTTCGATCGATAAGATCACCTTCGTGTTGCTTCGATTGGACGATGGTGTGGTGTTAGATGAGAGGGTTTTTCTTCACGATTTCGTTAATTTGGCTTATAACATGGGAGTTTTCATGTACGATGACCTTCTCGCGATTCTCTCGTTGCGGTATCAGAAgattcatcttcttcagattaGGGATTCGGGTCATCTCGTTGATGCTCGTGCCATTGGCTACTTTTGTCGTGAAGACGATGAGCTTTTCCTCAATTCTAATTCTCAG GCGATGATGATGACCACGACTCAAGATAAGAATAAGCAGCAGGACAGGGAAGATGATGGGGAGAATGGGTTGCGCCATACCCAACCAAATGCTGAGAATTCGTTTCTTAGTGGCATCAAGCAACGGCTACTTTCCTTCATCTTCAGAGAGATTTGGAATGAAGAACCGGATAACACGATG AGAGTTCAAAGCCTGAAGAAGAAGTTCTATTTCCATTTCCAGGATTATGTGGACTTGATTATCTGGAAG GTTCAGTTCTTGGATCGACATCACCTCTTGATCAAATTTGGCAGTGTAGATGGTGGG GTGGGAAGAAATGCTGATCATCTTCCAGCTTTCTTCGCGGTCTATAATATGGAAACAACTGACATTGTAGCATTCTATCAG AACTCAGCAGAAGATCTTTACCAGCTATTTGAGCAGTTCAGTGATCACTTTACAGTATCAAGTAGTTCGCCGTTCATGAACTTTGTAACCTCGCATTCTAATAGTGTCCACGCTCTTGAACAACTAAAGTACTTGAAGAACAAATCAAACAGTTTTTCTCAG TTTGTGAAGAAGATGTTGGTCTCATTGCCTTTCAGTTGTCAGTCACAGAGTCCTTCCCCATACTTCGACCAATCTCTCTTCCGGTTTGATGAAAAG TTAATTTCCGCAGCAGATAGGCATAGGCAATCCTCGGACAACCCAATCAAGTTTATATCTCGAAGGAAACCGGAAACGTTGAAATTCAAGATAAAACCAG GACCAGAGTGTGGAAGTGCAGATGGTCGGAGCAAAAAGATATGTTCATTCCTCTTCCATCCACATTTACCACTTGCCATTTCTATTCAACAAACACTTTTCATGCCTCCTTCTGTGGTCAATATCCATTTTAGGCGATGA
- the LOC106423530 gene encoding 22.0 kDa heat shock protein: protein MKHLPYFPLLSLLVGALILGNIKPSEGSLSSAVDTPGSLLSDLWLDRFPDPFKILERIPLGLERDQSVALSPARVDWKETAEGHEIMLDVPGLKKDEVKIEVEENRVLSVSGERKREEEKKGDQWHRVERSYGKFWRQFKLPDNVDMESVKAKLENGVLTINLTKLAPEKVKGPRVVNIAAEEDQTAKISSSESKEL from the coding sequence ATGAAGCACTTGCCATACTTCCCTCTGTTAAGCCTCTTAGTAGGAGCTCTGATACTTGGAAACATCAAACCAAGTGAAGGGTCTCTGTCTTCTGCAGTAGACACTCCAGGAAGCTTGCTATCCGATCTCTGGCTAGACAGGTTTCCTGATCCGTTCAAGATCTTGGAGAGAATCCCACTAGGACTCGAGAGGGACCAGAGTGTGGCTCTGTCTCCAGCGAGAGTTGACTGGAAAGAGACAGCAGAAGGACATGAGATCATGCTGGATGTGCCCGGTCTGAAAAAGGATGAAGTGAAGATAGAGGTGGAGGAGAATCGAGTCCTCTCAGTCAGTGGAGAGAGGAaaagagaggaagagaagaaaggagATCAGTGGCACAGAGTTGAGAGATCGTATGGAAAGTTTTGGAGACAGTTCAAGCTACCTGATAATGTTGATATGGAATCTGTCAAGGCCAAGCTTGAGAATGGTGTGCTCACTATTAATCTTACAAAGCTTGCTCCTGAAAAGGTCAAGGGTCCTAGAGTTGTTAACATTGCAGCTGAAGAAGACCAAACTGCAAAGATCAGCTCCTCTGAATCCAAAGAGCTGTGA
- the LOC106423464 gene encoding probable fructokinase-5, which translates to MATPLIVSFGEMLIDFVPDTSGVSLAESTGFLKAPGGAPANVACAISKLGGKSAFIGKFGDDEFGHMLVNILKKNGVNSEGVCFDTHARTALAFVTLKKNGEREFMFYRNPSADMLLKESELNKDLIKKAKIFHYGSISLISEPCRAAHMAAMKTAKDAGVLLSYDPNVRLPLWSSTEAAIEGIKSIWNEADIIKVSDDEVTFLTRGDAEKDDVVLSLMHDKLKLLIVTDGEKGCRYYTKKFKGRVPGYSVKTVDTTGAGDSFVGAFLVSLGKDGSILDDEGKLKEALAFANACGAVCTTQKGAIPALPTPSDAQQLMRSKSK; encoded by the exons ATGGCTACTCCACTGATTGTTTCCTTTGGCGAAATGCTTATCGACTTTGTCCCTGACACTTCTGGTGTTTCCTTGGCTGAGTCCACCGGTTTTCTTAAAGCCCCTGGTGGTGCTCCGGCTAATGTTGCATGTGCCATCTCCAAGCTCGGTGGCAAATCAGCTTTCATTGGCAAG TTTGGTGATGATGAGTTTGGACACATGCTTGTCAACATATTGAAGAAGAACGGTGTGAACAGCGAAGGAGTTTGCTTTGACACCCATGCAAGGACTGCTTTGGCCTTTGTGACACTAAAGAAGAACGGCGAGAGAGAGTTCATGTTTTACAGGAACCCAAGTGCGGATATGCTTTTGAAAGAATCTGAACTCAACAAGGATCTCATCAAGAAAGCCAAGATTTTCCACTACGGTTCCATTAGCTTGATCTCTGAGCCATGTAGAGCGGCTCACATGGCTGCTATGAAAACCGCCAAGGACGCAGGAGTTCTACTCTCTTACGACCCTAATGTTCGGTTGCCTCTTTGGTCTTCCACTGAGGCTGCCATAGAAGGCATCAAAAGCATCTGGAATGAGGCTGATATTATCAAG GTAAGCGATGACGAGGTAACATTCCTCACTAGGGGAGATGCAGAGAAGGATGATGTTGTTTTGTCTCTAATGCATGACAAGCTCAAGCTGCTTATTGTAACTGATGGAGAAAAAGGTTGCAGATACTACACTaag AAATTCAAAGGGAGAGTGCCTGGATACTCTGTGAAAACAGTTGATACAACTGGAGCTGGTGATTCTTTTGTTGGTGCATTTCTGGTCTCTTTAGGGAAAGATGGCTCCATACTCGAT GATGAAGGAAAGCTAAAGGAGGCTCTAGCATTTGCAAATGCATGTGGAGCTGTGTGTACAACTCAGAAAGGAGCTATTCCAGCACTTCCAACTCCATCTGATGCTCAGCAGCTCATGAGATCCAAGTCCAAATAA
- the BNAC03G28880D gene encoding uncharacterized protein BNAC03G28880D — MGNHFLTLSLLLVIVCVCVSIITTKLNPKEAIVSPSDSNPIEIHGVKILRQPSDSKLAQLGVSSWPKWEGGPSKFPWTFKKTETMYFVEGKIKVNVDGYDREEDVFEIGKGNVVVFPKDMKVVWEITEAVKKHYSLED, encoded by the exons ATGGGCAATCATTTTCTCACTTTGTCTCTGCTCCTGGTGATTGTCTGCGTTTGCGTTTCCATCATCACCACTAAGCTAAACCCTAAAGAAGCAATCGTATCTCCCTCCGATTCAAATCCCATTGAAATTCACGGAGTCAAGATCCTGCGACAACCTTCCGATTCCAAACTTGCTCAACTAGGCGTCTCCTCTTGGCCCAA GTGGGAAGGTGGTCCAAGCAAGTTTCCATGGACGTTTAAGAAGACAGAGACAATGTATTTCGTGGAAGGGAAGATCAAAGTGAATGTAGACGGATACGACAGAGAAGAAGACGTCTTTGAGATAGGGAAAGGAAATGTAGTTGTTTTCCCTAAAGATATGAAAGTTGTTTGGGAGATTACTGAAGCTGTCAAGAAACATTATAGCTTAGAGGATTAG